A region of Brevundimonas sp. NIBR10 DNA encodes the following proteins:
- the cysD gene encoding sulfate adenylyltransferase subunit CysD, whose protein sequence is MTMSRPVAACREPAVPSLTHLQRLEAESLHILREVVAEAERPVMLYSIGKDSAVMLHLAAKAFYPAPPPFPLLHVDTTWKFRDMYAMREASAARYGMELLVHRNPDAVARNINPFDHGSAMHTDLWKTEGLKQALDLYGFDAAFGGARRDEEKSRAKERIFSFRSAQHRWDPKAQRPELWKLYNARKNPGESIRVFPISNWTELDVWQYIHLENIPIVPLYYAARRPVVERDGMLIIVDDDRMPLWPGETPELRSVRFRTLGCYPLTGAVESTADTLPAIIQEMLLTTTSERQGRAIDHDQAASMEKKKQEGYF, encoded by the coding sequence ATGACTATGTCGCGGCCCGTAGCCGCTTGCCGAGAACCCGCCGTGCCCAGCCTGACCCATCTTCAGCGGCTGGAGGCCGAGAGCCTCCATATCCTGCGCGAGGTCGTCGCCGAGGCGGAGCGGCCGGTGATGCTGTATTCGATCGGCAAGGATTCGGCCGTGATGCTGCATCTGGCGGCCAAGGCCTTCTATCCCGCGCCGCCGCCCTTTCCCCTGCTGCACGTCGATACGACGTGGAAATTCCGGGACATGTACGCGATGCGGGAGGCCTCGGCGGCCCGCTACGGCATGGAGCTTCTGGTCCACAGGAACCCCGATGCCGTCGCCCGCAACATCAACCCGTTCGACCATGGCTCGGCCATGCACACCGACCTGTGGAAGACCGAGGGACTGAAACAGGCGCTGGACCTCTACGGTTTCGACGCGGCCTTCGGCGGGGCCCGGCGCGACGAGGAGAAGTCGCGCGCCAAGGAACGCATCTTTTCCTTCCGCTCGGCCCAGCACCGCTGGGACCCCAAGGCCCAGCGGCCCGAGCTGTGGAAACTGTATAACGCCCGCAAGAACCCCGGCGAGAGCATCCGCGTCTTCCCCATCTCCAACTGGACCGAGCTGGACGTCTGGCAATACATCCACCTGGAAAACATCCCGATCGTCCCCCTCTACTACGCTGCGCGCCGTCCGGTGGTGGAGCGGGACGGGATGCTGATCATAGTCGATGACGACCGGATGCCGCTGTGGCCTGGCGAGACGCCGGAACTGCGGTCGGTGCGGTTCAGGACGCTCGGCTGCTATCCCCTGACGGGGGCGGTCGAGAGCACCGCCGATACCCTGCCCGCCATCATTCAGGAGATGCTGCTGACCACGACGTCGGAACGTCAGGGCCGGGCCATCGACCACGACCAGGCCGCATCGATGGAGAAGAAGAAGCAGGAGGGCTATTTCTGA
- a CDS encoding phosphatidylglycerol lysyltransferase domain-containing protein: MAKSRYQTAMSSPRRRPGILIRLLALGREASPQAFGVVVFGAGALTLISAVTPAFSNRLSIVRETFSPFLIDISHFAASVIGFLLLLLAAGLWRRRRGAYWLALGAMLAGAVFTMLKGLNWEEALQLVAVAALLTPCKPAFDRRSRLVEPLRPGWLLLVVTAVVAMVWLGFFAYRDVAYTDELWWTFLSDSEASGFLRAAAVLSILTLLIAAVSLLAAPGSGRRRLPDAQDRARALTALAEAAQSPLHRAAPEAWLAALGDKALLFSPSGRSFLSYRVRGRRWIAMGEPAGLKSERLDLLWAFAELADSYGGAPVFYSVGEGLLADLATMGLAVRKVGETAVVEVAAFTLEGKPRQNLRTAVNRAEREGASFAVLPPGSASGIGEELRAVSDAWLAEHNGEEKAFSLGRFDPDYLDLTPLAVVRQTVEQSSRIVAFANLLPGAGEAREVAIDLMRHVPDAPPGIMDYLFIRAIQWAGAEGYAAFDLGMAPLAGLEDRRGAPVFGRVGALVFEEGGALYGFQGLRAYKSKFFPDWRPRFIAAPAATPLALALLDVALLTSGGWLGLLGVRRRR; encoded by the coding sequence TTGGCCAAATCCCGCTATCAGACCGCCATGAGTTCGCCCCGTCGTCGCCCCGGTATCCTGATCCGCCTGCTCGCCCTGGGGCGCGAGGCCTCGCCCCAGGCCTTCGGCGTGGTGGTGTTCGGCGCCGGTGCCCTGACCCTGATATCGGCAGTGACGCCGGCCTTTTCGAACCGACTGTCGATCGTTCGCGAGACCTTTTCGCCCTTCCTGATCGACATCTCCCATTTCGCGGCCAGCGTGATCGGCTTCCTTCTGCTGCTGCTGGCCGCCGGTCTGTGGCGCAGGCGGCGGGGAGCCTACTGGCTGGCGCTAGGAGCCATGCTGGCGGGCGCGGTCTTCACCATGCTCAAGGGCCTGAACTGGGAAGAGGCGCTACAACTCGTGGCCGTGGCCGCCTTGTTGACGCCGTGCAAGCCGGCGTTCGACCGGCGGTCGCGCCTGGTGGAGCCTCTGCGCCCCGGCTGGCTGCTGCTGGTCGTCACGGCGGTGGTCGCCATGGTCTGGCTGGGCTTCTTCGCCTATCGCGACGTGGCCTATACCGACGAACTCTGGTGGACCTTTCTGAGCGACAGCGAAGCCTCGGGCTTTCTGCGCGCGGCGGCCGTGCTGTCGATCCTCACCCTGCTGATCGCGGCGGTGTCGCTTCTGGCCGCACCCGGATCGGGCCGTCGTAGGCTGCCTGATGCCCAGGATCGGGCCCGCGCCCTGACCGCCCTGGCCGAGGCGGCCCAGTCTCCGCTCCATAGGGCCGCGCCGGAAGCCTGGCTGGCGGCGCTGGGCGACAAGGCCCTGTTGTTCAGCCCCTCCGGCCGCAGCTTCCTCAGCTACCGCGTGCGCGGGCGGCGCTGGATCGCCATGGGCGAGCCGGCGGGGCTGAAATCCGAGCGACTGGACCTGCTCTGGGCCTTCGCCGAACTGGCCGACAGCTATGGTGGGGCCCCGGTCTTCTATTCGGTGGGCGAGGGGTTGCTCGCCGATCTGGCGACCATGGGTCTGGCGGTGCGCAAGGTCGGCGAGACCGCCGTGGTCGAGGTCGCCGCCTTCACCCTGGAGGGCAAGCCGCGCCAGAACCTGAGGACCGCCGTCAACCGCGCCGAGCGCGAGGGGGCGTCGTTCGCCGTCCTGCCGCCCGGATCGGCGTCGGGGATTGGGGAGGAGCTCCGCGCCGTCTCGGACGCCTGGCTGGCCGAGCACAACGGCGAGGAAAAGGCCTTCTCGCTGGGCCGGTTCGACCCCGACTATCTCGACCTGACCCCGCTCGCCGTCGTGCGCCAGACGGTCGAGCAGAGCAGCCGCATCGTCGCCTTCGCCAACCTGTTGCCGGGTGCAGGGGAGGCGAGGGAGGTCGCGATCGACCTGATGCGCCATGTGCCCGATGCCCCGCCGGGGATCATGGACTATCTGTTCATCCGCGCCATCCAGTGGGCGGGGGCGGAAGGCTACGCGGCCTTCGACCTCGGCATGGCCCCCCTGGCCGGGCTGGAGGACCGTCGCGGGGCCCCGGTGTTCGGCCGGGTCGGCGCCCTGGTCTTCGAGGAGGGCGGCGCCCTGTACGGCTTTCAGGGCCTGCGCGCCTACAAGTCCAAATTCTTCCCCGACTGGCGCCCCCGCTTCATCGCCGCGCCTGCAGCCACGCCGCTGGCGCTTGCGTTGCTGGACGTGGCCCTGCTGACGAGCGGGGGGTGGCTGGGGTTGTTGGGGGTGAGGCGCAGGCGATAA
- a CDS encoding superoxide dismutase, with product MIRKTALLTSIAGLMLTAAPVLAQEAMTPPAPTSPQTQPAPAQTPPAPAAAAPAAQPATLQLQPGSDVKGSDGTVLGKLEGARNNDAGAQELTVRGADGQLKGVPLGGLRQDGAGVVVGWTSTEFTAAPAIAEDAAPTETTTPPATEEPASDDAETETAEPAPTEPQ from the coding sequence ATGATCCGCAAGACCGCTCTTCTGACCAGCATCGCCGGCCTGATGCTGACGGCCGCCCCTGTCCTGGCGCAGGAGGCGATGACACCGCCCGCCCCCACTTCGCCCCAGACCCAGCCCGCTCCGGCTCAGACGCCGCCGGCCCCCGCCGCAGCCGCGCCCGCTGCCCAGCCCGCCACGCTGCAACTGCAACCCGGCTCGGACGTGAAGGGTTCTGATGGGACCGTGCTCGGCAAGTTGGAAGGCGCGCGCAACAATGACGCGGGCGCACAGGAACTGACCGTGCGTGGCGCGGATGGCCAGCTCAAGGGCGTGCCGCTGGGCGGTCTGCGTCAGGACGGCGCCGGCGTCGTGGTCGGCTGGACCTCGACCGAGTTCACGGCCGCCCCGGCCATCGCCGAGGACGCGGCCCCGACCGAAACCACGACACCGCCGGCGACCGAAGAACCGGCCTCTGACGACGCCGAGACCGAGACGGCCGAACCGGCTCCGACCGAGCCTCAGTAA
- a CDS encoding GlsB/YeaQ/YmgE family stress response membrane protein — protein sequence MGLGIIGWIVIGIVAGWLAEKVMGRSHGLVTNLIVGVVGALIGGFIAQNLLGIPVGGFNLITLLVAFGGAVLLLFLLGLVKRRA from the coding sequence ATGGGTCTCGGAATTATCGGATGGATTGTCATCGGCATCGTCGCCGGCTGGCTCGCGGAAAAGGTCATGGGTCGTAGCCACGGCCTGGTCACCAACCTGATCGTCGGCGTCGTCGGCGCACTGATCGGCGGTTTCATCGCTCAGAATTTGCTCGGCATCCCCGTCGGCGGCTTCAACCTGATCACCCTGCTGGTGGCGTTCGGCGGTGCCGTCCTGCTGCTGTTCCTGCTGGGCCTGGTCAAACGCCGCGCCTGA
- a CDS encoding helix-turn-helix transcriptional regulator, with amino-acid sequence MATDIDLHLGRRLRRRRRLLGLTQQQLALQVGIRFQQIQKYECGANRISAARLWQLAEALESPVNYFYDGLTEAMERKEAAGANGGEMFSRKETLDLIQAYYQLGERPRRRLLDLAKSLHAEEPVA; translated from the coding sequence ATGGCCACCGATATCGATCTTCACCTGGGCCGCCGCCTGCGTCGTCGCCGTCGTCTGCTGGGCCTGACCCAGCAACAGCTCGCGCTCCAGGTCGGCATCCGCTTCCAGCAGATCCAGAAGTACGAGTGCGGCGCCAACCGGATCTCGGCCGCCCGCCTGTGGCAGCTGGCCGAGGCGCTGGAATCGCCGGTCAACTATTTCTACGACGGCCTGACCGAGGCCATGGAACGCAAGGAGGCCGCCGGGGCCAACGGCGGCGAGATGTTTTCCAGGAAGGAAACCCTCGACCTGATCCAGGCCTACTACCAGCTCGGCGAGCGCCCGCGCCGCCGCCTGCTGGACCTGGCCAAGTCGCTGCACGCGGAAGAGCCGGTCGCCTGA
- the hisN gene encoding histidinol-phosphatase, producing the protein MTSLEAFAVDLARTAAAVTLPFFRGEYAQENKAGPGAFDPVTQADKEAEAAIRQAIAAHYPDHGVIGEEYGEDRPDAEHVWILDPIDGTRAFIAGLPLWTTLIGLRVQGTPSVGVIAQPYLDEVFLGGPSGAVLMRGDATTPLRTRACPALTEAVIATTDPDIFTGSELGAWTQVRAAARLARYGCDAYAYAMVAAGRIDLVAEAGLKLWDWSALIPVVEAAGGAVTNWRGEAIDGTGQILAVGDTAIREQALVTLKRAAL; encoded by the coding sequence ATGACCTCCCTTGAAGCCTTCGCCGTCGACCTGGCGCGCACGGCCGCTGCCGTGACCCTGCCGTTCTTTCGCGGCGAGTATGCGCAGGAGAACAAGGCGGGTCCGGGGGCCTTCGATCCCGTGACCCAGGCCGACAAGGAGGCCGAGGCCGCCATTCGTCAGGCGATCGCCGCCCACTATCCCGACCACGGCGTGATCGGCGAGGAGTATGGTGAGGATCGGCCCGACGCCGAACACGTCTGGATCCTGGACCCCATCGACGGCACCCGCGCCTTCATCGCCGGCCTGCCACTGTGGACCACATTGATCGGGCTGCGCGTTCAGGGGACACCCAGCGTCGGCGTGATCGCACAGCCCTATCTCGATGAAGTCTTCCTGGGCGGGCCGTCAGGGGCCGTCCTGATGCGCGGGGACGCGACCACGCCCCTGCGCACCCGCGCCTGTCCGGCCCTGACCGAGGCAGTCATCGCCACCACCGATCCCGATATCTTCACCGGCTCCGAGCTGGGGGCCTGGACCCAGGTGCGGGCGGCGGCGCGTCTGGCCCGTTATGGGTGCGACGCCTATGCCTATGCGATGGTGGCGGCCGGACGGATCGATCTGGTGGCCGAAGCCGGGCTGAAACTCTGGGACTGGTCGGCCCTGATCCCCGTGGTCGAGGCCGCAGGCGGCGCGGTCACCAACTGGCGCGGCGAGGCGATCGACGGCACGGGTCAGATCCTGGCCGTCGGCGACACGGCCATTCGGGAACAGGCGCTGGTGACGCTGAAGCGCGCGGCGCTTTAG